The sequence ATTTCAAGATCTACTGAGAGCCTTCCATGAAAGAGCCAATGCCCCTTTCGACCCGACGCGCGGTGCTCGTCGCTGGCATGGGCGCCCTTGCCGCCCGCCTGGTCCATGCCCAACCCGAGAGCTTTCCCGGCAAGCCGATTCGCATCGTGGTTCCGGCTGTCGCCGGATCGTCGGCGGACATCCTGGCGCGTCTCATCGGCCAGCCCATGTCGCAACTTACCGGCCAGCCCTGGGTCGTCGACAACAAGCCCGGTGCAGGCGGGATCATCGGCTCGGATGCTGTGGCGAAAGCGCCGGCGGATGGCTACACGCTGCTTTTCACGGCGAACAATTTCGTTATTTCGCCCGCCATTTACCCGTCCGTTCCATACGACGTCGTCAAGGGGTTCGAGCCGATCGCTCTGGTCTGTGCAGCGCCGACCGTGATCTTCATCAACAGCGCGACGGGGGTGAAAACCATGGCTGATCTGGTGGCGCTGGCGCGCCGAACGCCCGAGGGCGTGAACTACGGATCGCCTTTTGTCGGGACTTCCGCGCATCTGATCATGGAGATGCTCAGCCGTGCGGCAGGCATCAACATGGTCCACGTGCCCGCCAGGGGGACGCCGCAAGCCTTCAACGAATCGCTTGCCGGCCGTGTGCCCGTGGTGATTGGAAATTATGCGGATGGCGCCCCGTTCGTCGAGACGGGTCAGCTTCGCGCGCTCGCGATCGCCGACGCACGTCGATCGCCTCTTCTGCCACAGGTACCCACGCTATCGGAGGCGGGGTATCCCAACTTTGATCTGCAGCTCTGGTTCGGCTTGGTCGCCCCGGCCAAGACGCCGCTCGCAGTGGTCCGGCGCCTCAACGATCTGGTCGCGCAGGTGCTTGCGATGCCCGACGTCGCATCGAACCTCTCTGCGCGAGGCTTTATGCCCCGACATTCCACGCCTGAAGCCTTCAGCGCCCTCATTCGCAAGGAACTGTCGATGTATGCGGCCGTGGTGAAGGAGGCCGGCGTCAAGCCCTAGGTCACGCCGTCTGTGCCGTCGGCCCGCGGAACTGCCCGGCACACGTTCCCGTCTTCCCCAGGCGTTCGTGACAGTGACCTCGACCGGCGATGGGTTGAGCCGGCACGTCGCCGCCCGGTAAGCGCGGTGGCCGTCCCGGCGTGGCCAGCGCCTCAATGCCTCACATCGATGGCCGCTCGTGCGGCCGCAGGTCGAACACCAGCACCTCGGCCTGTTCGCCCTTGGCGAAGCGCAGCTGGCGCTCGTCGCGGATGCGGACACCGTCGCCTTCGCCCAGCTTCTCGCCGTTGACCTCGACGCTGCCGCGCGCCACGTGCACGTAAGCGTAACGGTCGGGGCCGACCTCGAGGGTCGTGCTCTCCGCACCGTCGAACAGGCCGGCGTACATCCGCATGTCCTGGTGCACGCCGAGCGAGCCGTCGGTGCCTTCGGGCGAGGCGATGAGGCGCAACCGGCCGCGCTTCTCGGCGTCGCTGAAGTGCACCTGCTGGTAGCGCGGCGCGGCGCCCTTCACCGACGGCACGATCCAGATCTGCAGGAAGTGCACGCCGTCGGTCTTCGAGTGGTTGAACTCGCTGTGACGCACGCCGGTGCCGGCGCTCATCATCTGCACGTCGCCCGGCCGGATGACCGAGCCGGTGCCCATCGAGTCCTGGTGGGCCAGGGCGCCGTCGAGCACGTACGAAAAGATCTCCATGTCGCGGTGCGGGTGGGTGCCGAAACCCTGCGCCGGGTCGACCCGGTCGTCGTTGATGACCAGCAGATCGGAGAAGCCCTGCTGCTTGGGGTCGTGGTAGTGGCCGAAGGAGAAGGTGTGGCGGGAGCGGAGCCAGCCGTGGTTGGCGACGCCGCGCTGGTCGGCCTTGCGAAGTTCGAGCATGATGCGTTCCTTTGTCTTTCTCTGTCGATGAAATTCACGATCCGTCTGACGCCTGCTCTGCAGTCAATCGCAGGGAATTCAGGTGGGGAAGTTCGTGGCGTGAGGAAAGTATCGCGTCCGGTGCCCCGTCGGATGCTGAAACGTTTATGGATGATCGATCGATGTTTTCGATGATTAATTTGGAGGCATGGCGATGCTGAAGCTCACCCTGGAGGCGATCGAGCTGGTCGACGCCATCGCGCGCCACGGCTCCTTCGCGGCCGCGTCGGAGCGGCTGCACAAGGTGCCCTCGACCATCTCGTACGCCATCGGCAAGCTCGAAGAGCAACTTGGCCTGGCGCTCTTCGTGCGGCAGGGGCCGCGCGTCACGCTCACGCCGGCCGGCCAGGAGATGCTCAAGGAAGGGCGCTGGCTCATCGCCGCGGCCGGCGAGCTCGAATCGCGCATGCGGCAGATCGCCACCGGCTTCGAGTCGGAGCTGCGGCTGGTGCACGACTCGCTCATCCCCACCAGCGCCTTCAACCACGATATCCGCGCGTTCGAGGACCTGAATTGCGGCACGCGCTTGCGCATCGGCTGCGACACGATGACCGGCACGTGGGAGGCGCTGCGCGATGGCCGCGCCGACCTCATCGTGGCCGCCAGCGACGGGCCGGCCGGCGGCGGCTACAAGGCGGTGGCCGTGGGCAGCCTGTCCTTCGTCTTCTGCGTAGCGCCCACGCATCCGCTGGCCATGCTGCGCCGTCCGCTCACGCGGGCCGACCTGCTGCAGCACACGGCGGTGGTGGTGGGCGACGGCGCGCGGGCGCTGTCCGACCGCACCATCGGCCTGCTGCCGGGCCAGCGCCGGCTCACGGTGCCGTCGATGGCGGCCAAGATCGCCTGCCAGGTCGATGGCCTGGGCCACGGCTTCCTGCCGCGCGACTGCGTGCGCGAGGCGCTGGCGCGCGGCACGCTGGTCGAGCTGGCCCGCGAGGAGTCACGGCCGGAAGAAACCTTCTGGCTGGCGTGGAAGCCCACCGCCACCGGCGAGGCGCTCAAGTGGTGGCGGGCGCGGCTGCAGCGGGAACTGGTGCCGGCGATCCTGCCGGGCTGAGCGCCCTGTGCAACCGACTGGGCACTGCCGCCAGTGCGCTCAGCCCCGTGCCTGCGCGCGCGTCAGCAGGTAGTCCTGACGCACGACGTTGTCGATGTAGTACGGCGCGACCATCGCGTCGAATTCGGCACGCAGCATCGCGAGCTTCGCGGGCTCGGCGGCGTGCCGCTCAACGAGCTTCTGCATCGGGCCGATGGAGCGTTCCATGAAGAGGCGGTAGTGCTCGCTGCTGAGCGCTGGAAACGACATGGTGCCGCGCTCGAAAAAGGGCGCATCGAAGCGCGTGCCCAGGCGCTCCGCGATCACCAGGGGGTTGCCCCACTGCGCCGGCGGTGACGCGCCGGCGGGCGGTGGCGGCGAGTGGCGACCGACGAAGGTGAACATCCGGCCCACGACATGCTCGGGCGGCCAGGTGGCGAAGGCGATCCGTCCGTTGGGCTTGAGCACGCGGTGCATCTCCGCGATGGCCACATCGGGCCGGGGCGCGAACAGGTGACCGAACTGACTCAGTACGACGTCGAAGGACGCGTCGGGGTAGGGCAACTGTTCGGCGTCGCCCTCGGTCCAGGTGATGTCGTGTCGCTGCGCGATGCGCGCGTTCTCGCGCGCCTGCGCGAGGAGTTCGGGCGTCAGGTCCAGCCCCGTGACCTGTGCGCCGGCGCGCGCGGCCGTCAGGGCGACGACGCCGGTCCCGGTGCCGACGTCGAGCACGGTGTCGCCCGGACCGATGTGCGCGAACTTCACGAGGTGGCCCGCCACCGGCGTGGTGAACATCGCCATCGGCGCGAACGACGCCCACATCTCCCGCTGTCGTTGCTTCAGCTCTGCGAACGGGTCCTGGTTCATGTCGACCTCCGCGCTGCTCGCGCGTTGCGCGGGCCACCACGCACTGTAGTCCTCGCCACATCAAAGGCAAGCGTTGCCTCGGTGGCGGGGAGAAGCGCCGTACGGCGCCGCAGCAGGCGCGTGGCCGGGCGCCGCGTCCGTGATAATCCGCAGCGCGCGCCCCTCGGCGCGATCAGGTCAGCCACGTGCTTAGCCAGCCTGCTCACCGGACGTCCGTCCGTTCTGGCTTTCTACGATCCGTGGCTGCACGCTATTACCGCGAACTGCTGAATTTCCTCATCCGTCGGCTGAACGACCGCGATGCCGCGGCCGACCTGACGCAGGAGAGTTACGTGCGCCTGCTGGCGCTCCAGCGATCCGGCGAAACGGTGGACGAACCGCGCGCACTGCTGTACCGCACGGCCCGCAACCTCGTGATCGACCGACACCGCCGCCGCGAGGTGCGCGGCGTGCAAGAAGCCGACGCGAGCGGTGCGGCCGACGAGGCGCTGGCGCCGATCGAGCACCTAGCGGCGCCCGGCGCCTGGCAGCCCGACGTGGCTGCCGCGTCGGCTCAGGGCGTCGATGCGTTGCTGGCGGTCATCGGTGCGTTGCCGCTGCGCTGCCGGGAGGCTTTTCTGCTGCACCGGTTCGACGGCTTGTCCCAGGTGGAAACGGCAGCGCGCATGGGCATCTCGGTCAAGATGGTGGAGCGCCACATCAAGCAGGCACTGACGGCCTGCCGACAATGCAAGGACGCCATGGACGGCAGTTCCCCCGCGGCTGGGCGTTCGAATCCGATGGAGCGCGCATGAATCTTTACCTGCACCCTGCGAGGCCCGGCATCGGGTTTTGTGCGCCCGGTGCGTCTACATCCAGAAGCGACTGATCCGCATGCTTCACGCGCAACCCTCTCGACCTCCCTCGCCGTCCGACATCGACGGCGAAGCGCTGGACTGGTTCGTGCGCCGTGGCGCGGGGCTCGACGCCGATGAAGAGGCCCTCTTCCAGATCTGGCGGGCCCGAAGTGCCGCGCATGCGACCGCCTTTGCCCGTTGGCAGGGCGAATGGCGCGCACTGGATGCCCTGCCTGCCGAGGGCATCGCGCGGCTGCGTCGCGATCTGGCGATCGACAAGGCGCGGGAGGACGAGAAGGCGCGACCGATCCGCCAAGGCGTGCCTACCGCACGTCGGCGCTGGCGGGGCATGGCCGCCGAGGTGCCCCGTTTCGCGCTGGCGCTCGCCGTGCTCTGCGTCGGCGTCGCCGGTGTCCGTGGCTGGGCGTACTGGCAGCGGCAGCCCGTGTACGCGGCGCAATTCGAAACCCAACGTGGCCAGCAGCGCGAGATCGACTTGCCCGACGGCAGCCGCCTGCGTCTGGACACCGCCACCCGCATCGACGTGGCCCTCTACCGCCAGCGCCGTGAGGTCCGGCTGCCGGAAGGCCAGGCGTTGTTCCAGGTGCACGGCGATGCGTCGCGTCCCTTCGATGTGGTCGCCGGGTCGCTGCGCATCACCGTGGTGGGCACGCGCTTCTCGGTGCGCCACACGCCCGGGGTGCCCGGCGAGCGGGGGGTGCGGGTGGCGGTGGAAGAAGGACGGGTGCGTGTCGCGCGGAGCGGCCCCGACGCGCCCGTGAGCGGCGGGCGCACGGGCACCGGCACCATTGAGTTGCACGCCGGGCAACAGGTCGCGATCGATGCGGACGGCACGCTCGGCCCCGTCGTGCCGGTGGCCGGCGCCGGCATCGCGCCATGGCGCGATGGGCGCGTCAGCTTCGACGACGTGCCGTTGGCGCAGGCCCTGGCCGAGTTCGAGCGCTACGGGCCCACCGGTCTGGTGTTCGGCGATGCAGCGGCGGCGTCGCTGCGCCTGACCGGCACCTTCGATCCACGCCGGCTCGACAACTTCCTGCGTCTGCTGCCGACCGTGCTGCCGGTGCAACTGCAGGCACGCGGCGATGCCACGGAAATCCTCTCGCGTCGCACGCCCTGAAATAGTCGACGGCGGGGGTAGGGGCAGGGCGCCGCTGCGCGTCTTCATGAGAAGGCTTCTTATTCAAACCTTCCTGGAGATCGCTGCATGACGCGTTTTCGTTTCCGTTTTCGTTCCCTCCCACTGGCATTGGCCGTGGCACTCGCTGGCGGCGCGTTCCCGGCGCATGCCCAGTCCGCGGGCGACGCCGCTGCGACAACGCAAGAGATTCAACTGGCGGTCCAGCCGCTGGCACAGGCGCTCAATGCGCTGGCCCGGCAGGCCCGGATGGAACTGATCGTGCAGCCGGCGCTTGTCGAGGGAAAGATGGCGCCCGCGGTGTCCGGCCGGCTGACCCCGCGCCAGGCACTCGACCGCCTGCTGGTGGGCAGCGGGCTGGTGGCGACGGTCAACGGCACGGCCGTGGTCGTGACCGCCGCCGCGCCCGACGCATCGGGCAGCACGCTGCCCCAGGTGACCGTGACCGCGCAGGGCGAGCGTAGCGCCACCGAAGGCACCGGCGCCTACACCACCGGTGCGATGGGCACGGCGACCAAGCTCGATCTTTCGCCCCGCGAAACCCCGCAGTCGGTTTCGGTCATCACGCGCCAGCAGATCGACGACCAGGGCGCCACGACGCTCGACCAGGCCCTGCGCGGTGCCACTGGCATCACCGTGCAGACCGGCCAGGCCGACACCGCCATTTACACCGCACGCGGGTTCGGCGTGGCGCAGCAGTACGACGGCATCGCCGACGGCACGCCGGCCACCGATTTCGGCGCGCGCATCAGCAGCCAGCAGGACGACCTCTCGCTCTACGACCGGGTCGAGATCCTGCGCGGCGCGGCCGGCCTCACGCAGGGCAACGGCCAGCCCGGCGGCGCGATCAACCTGGTGCGCAAGAAGCCGACCCGCGAGTTCCAGGCGAGCGCGAGCATGGGCGCCGGCTCGTGGGACGCGTACCGCGTCGAGGCCGACGTCTCGGGGCCGCTGGTGGCGAGCGGCGCGCTGCGCGGCCGCCTGGTCGCAGCCTACGACGACAGCCATTCGTTCCAGAACGTCGTCAACGAGCGCAAGACCGTGCTGTACGGCGTGCTCGAGGCCGACCTCACGCGGGACACCACGGTGAGCCTGGGCGTGTCGTCGCAGAAGTCCAAGGGCGCGCAGGAGTGGTGGGGCTTGCCTTTCTACAGCGACGGCCGCGACATCGGCCTGCCGCGCTCGACCTATTTCGGCGCGGACTGGAACCTGAGCGACCGCAACCGCGCCACCGTCTATGCGGACCTCGAACAGCGCTTCGCCAACGACTGGAAGTTCAGGGTGTCGGCGCGCAGCAACCGCACCGACATGTACAAGGAAGGTGCGGCCGGCAGCGGGCCGGTGTCGCCGACGACCGACCTGATCGGCATCGGACTGTCGTCCGGCCCGTTCGACTACGACACGAAGTCCGATGGACTCGACCTCTACGCCACCGGGCCGTTCAGCCTGCTGGGCCGGCGCCACGAGCTGGTGCTGGGCGCGTCGACGCAGCGCAGCGAGATGCACATGGACAACTACGTGTTCGCGAACGACGTGAACACCCTGGTAAACGTTCTCGCCTGGGACCCGTCGACCTATGCGCGCCCGCAAGGTGGGCTGGTGCACCGGTCCCGCTTCTCCGAAGAGGGCCGCCAGCACGCTGGCTATGCCACCGCGCGCCTGAGCCTGAGCGACCCGCTCAAGCTGATCGTCGGCGCGCGGCTGAGCCGCTACGAGAACACCTACCGCGCGGCGGGCGTCGCGCCGGCGACCTGGGGCTACGACATCCGCAGCACCACCGACAACGTGCTCACGCCCTATGCGGGGCTGGTCTACGACATCGATCCGAACACCTCGGTCTACGCGAGCTACGCGGACATCTTCGAAGCCCAGAACGCCAAGGGCGCGGACCAGAAGGTGCTCGATCCGATCGTGGGGGCCAACTACGAGGCGGGCATCAAGCGCGAGTTCTTCGACAAGCGGCTCAACGCGTCGCTGGCCGTTTTCCGGATCGAGCAGAAGAACCGGCCGCTGCTCGATGCCGGCGCGCCGCCGCCCTGCGGCGCCGCCTTCAGCTGCTACGTGCCGTCGGGCAAGGTGCGCAGCCAGGGGGTCGAGACGGAGGTCGCGGGCAGCCCGATGGCGGGGTGGCAGCTGGCGGCGGGCTACACCTACAACGTCACCAAGTACCTCAACGACACCGTGTCCGAGGGCAACGTGTTCAGCAGCTTCACGCCGCGGCACCTGCTGCGCCTGAGCAGCGTGCATCGCCTGCCGGGCGCGCTCAACGCCTGGACGGTGGGCGGCGCCCTGCGCGCGCAGAGCCGGCAGCATGTGCAGAGCGGCACGGTGCGGGTGGAACAGAAGGCCTATGCGGTGGCAGACCTGATGGTGGCCTACCGCATCAGCGACAAGACCTCCGTGCAGTTCAACATCAAGAACCTGTTCGACCAGCGTTACTGGGCCGGGCTCAATTCGACGCGGTACCAGAACTTCTACGGCGAGCCGCGCAACCTCAACGTGACGCTGCGCACGACGTTCTGAGGCAGGCCGGGCGCTAGCTGCGCCGCATGCGCCGCCATGCCGCCGGCGAACTGCCCACACGTGCGCCGAAGACGCGCGTCAGGTGGCTCTGGTCCGCGAAGCCGCAGGCGATGGCGATCTCCGGGAGCGAGGCCGTGTCGTCGCGCAGCATTCTCTGCGCGGTCTCGATGCGCTGCGCCGTGCGCCAGGCGTGTGGGGTTTGGCCGGTGGTGGTCTTGAAGGCCTTGCCGAAGTGGCTGCGCGACAGGCCGCACGCGGCGGCGACCTCGGCGAGCGACATATCGTGCGCCAGGTCGGCCCCGAGCAGCTCGCGGGCGCGGCGTTCCTGCCACGGTGCCAGGCCCGCTGTGCCGCCCGCGCGGGGCGCCGCGCCGCCGTAGGCATGTGCGACGTGGGCATACAGGGCGAGCGCCATCTGGTCGAGGAACAGGGCACTGGCCTCCGCGGGCCGCCGCAGCGAAGGCAGCAGGGCGGCCGCGAGGTGTGCGAGCACCGGGTCGGCGGTGCCGGGCGCGCACCGCAGCGCGCCGACCGCCGCCACCCCCGATTCCTGGGCGAAGTCGTCCAGCGCCGCCCGCGTGATGCGGAACAGCACCGAATGGAATGGGCTGCAGACGTAGGCCGACGGGCGGGTCGCGAGGTCGGCGATGTGCACCGTGCCGGCCTCCAGCAGCCCCAGGTGCGTCTCCCCGTCCTGCTGGAAGAAGCGTCGGCTGCCGGCGCGCGACAGTTCGACGCTGACGACGAAGGCCTCATCGGCCGGCAGCGGCGGCAGCACGAAGAGATGCGGCTGCACGTACTGCATGCGCGCCATGTCCAGCGGACGCGTGCCCGCGCGCGAGGCCTCGACTTCGTCGAGTCCGTACTGCCGCGCGAGCTGGCGGGCAAAGCGGCTGGGCGAGGTGGCGACGGCGGTCATGGGGCGAATCGGTGGCGCAGCGGCATCTTAGGCAGCCGGCGGCGACCCTCCTGCCGTCTGGGAGAACGCTACCTGCCCGATCAGTTCAGCACATCGACCGGTGTGTTGAAGACGTAGCCTGCGCCGCGCTCGGTCTGGATGAAGCGGGGCGACGAGGGGTCGCCCTCGATCTTGCGGCGCAGGCGCAGGATCTGCACGTCGATGGAGCGGTCGTACACCTCGGCGCCGTGCAGGCGCGACAGCTCGAGCAGGCGGTCGCGCGACAGCACGCGCTGCGGTGCCTCGCACAGGGCTTGCAGCAGGTTGAACTCGCCGTTGCTCAGGTCGACGCGGCGGCCGTCGGGGGCGGTCAGCCGGCGGGCCAGCAGGTTCAGTTCCCAGC comes from Variovorax sp. J2L1-78 and encodes:
- a CDS encoding Bug family tripartite tricarboxylate transporter substrate binding protein, whose translation is MKEPMPLSTRRAVLVAGMGALAARLVHAQPESFPGKPIRIVVPAVAGSSADILARLIGQPMSQLTGQPWVVDNKPGAGGIIGSDAVAKAPADGYTLLFTANNFVISPAIYPSVPYDVVKGFEPIALVCAAPTVIFINSATGVKTMADLVALARRTPEGVNYGSPFVGTSAHLIMEMLSRAAGINMVHVPARGTPQAFNESLAGRVPVVIGNYADGAPFVETGQLRALAIADARRSPLLPQVPTLSEAGYPNFDLQLWFGLVAPAKTPLAVVRRLNDLVAQVLAMPDVASNLSARGFMPRHSTPEAFSALIRKELSMYAAVVKEAGVKP
- a CDS encoding pirin family protein is translated as MLELRKADQRGVANHGWLRSRHTFSFGHYHDPKQQGFSDLLVINDDRVDPAQGFGTHPHRDMEIFSYVLDGALAHQDSMGTGSVIRPGDVQMMSAGTGVRHSEFNHSKTDGVHFLQIWIVPSVKGAAPRYQQVHFSDAEKRGRLRLIASPEGTDGSLGVHQDMRMYAGLFDGAESTTLEVGPDRYAYVHVARGSVEVNGEKLGEGDGVRIRDERQLRFAKGEQAEVLVFDLRPHERPSM
- a CDS encoding LysR family transcriptional regulator, with the protein product MLKLTLEAIELVDAIARHGSFAAASERLHKVPSTISYAIGKLEEQLGLALFVRQGPRVTLTPAGQEMLKEGRWLIAAAGELESRMRQIATGFESELRLVHDSLIPTSAFNHDIRAFEDLNCGTRLRIGCDTMTGTWEALRDGRADLIVAASDGPAGGGYKAVAVGSLSFVFCVAPTHPLAMLRRPLTRADLLQHTAVVVGDGARALSDRTIGLLPGQRRLTVPSMAAKIACQVDGLGHGFLPRDCVREALARGTLVELAREESRPEETFWLAWKPTATGEALKWWRARLQRELVPAILPG
- a CDS encoding class I SAM-dependent methyltransferase gives rise to the protein MNQDPFAELKQRQREMWASFAPMAMFTTPVAGHLVKFAHIGPGDTVLDVGTGTGVVALTAARAGAQVTGLDLTPELLAQARENARIAQRHDITWTEGDAEQLPYPDASFDVVLSQFGHLFAPRPDVAIAEMHRVLKPNGRIAFATWPPEHVVGRMFTFVGRHSPPPPAGASPPAQWGNPLVIAERLGTRFDAPFFERGTMSFPALSSEHYRLFMERSIGPMQKLVERHAAEPAKLAMLRAEFDAMVAPYYIDNVVRQDYLLTRAQARG
- a CDS encoding sigma-70 family RNA polymerase sigma factor, encoding MAARYYRELLNFLIRRLNDRDAAADLTQESYVRLLALQRSGETVDEPRALLYRTARNLVIDRHRRREVRGVQEADASGAADEALAPIEHLAAPGAWQPDVAAASAQGVDALLAVIGALPLRCREAFLLHRFDGLSQVETAARMGISVKMVERHIKQALTACRQCKDAMDGSSPAAGRSNPMERA
- a CDS encoding FecR family protein, with amino-acid sequence MLHAQPSRPPSPSDIDGEALDWFVRRGAGLDADEEALFQIWRARSAAHATAFARWQGEWRALDALPAEGIARLRRDLAIDKAREDEKARPIRQGVPTARRRWRGMAAEVPRFALALAVLCVGVAGVRGWAYWQRQPVYAAQFETQRGQQREIDLPDGSRLRLDTATRIDVALYRQRREVRLPEGQALFQVHGDASRPFDVVAGSLRITVVGTRFSVRHTPGVPGERGVRVAVEEGRVRVARSGPDAPVSGGRTGTGTIELHAGQQVAIDADGTLGPVVPVAGAGIAPWRDGRVSFDDVPLAQALAEFERYGPTGLVFGDAAAASLRLTGTFDPRRLDNFLRLLPTVLPVQLQARGDATEILSRRTP
- a CDS encoding TonB-dependent siderophore receptor; this encodes MTRFRFRFRSLPLALAVALAGGAFPAHAQSAGDAAATTQEIQLAVQPLAQALNALARQARMELIVQPALVEGKMAPAVSGRLTPRQALDRLLVGSGLVATVNGTAVVVTAAAPDASGSTLPQVTVTAQGERSATEGTGAYTTGAMGTATKLDLSPRETPQSVSVITRQQIDDQGATTLDQALRGATGITVQTGQADTAIYTARGFGVAQQYDGIADGTPATDFGARISSQQDDLSLYDRVEILRGAAGLTQGNGQPGGAINLVRKKPTREFQASASMGAGSWDAYRVEADVSGPLVASGALRGRLVAAYDDSHSFQNVVNERKTVLYGVLEADLTRDTTVSLGVSSQKSKGAQEWWGLPFYSDGRDIGLPRSTYFGADWNLSDRNRATVYADLEQRFANDWKFRVSARSNRTDMYKEGAAGSGPVSPTTDLIGIGLSSGPFDYDTKSDGLDLYATGPFSLLGRRHELVLGASTQRSEMHMDNYVFANDVNTLVNVLAWDPSTYARPQGGLVHRSRFSEEGRQHAGYATARLSLSDPLKLIVGARLSRYENTYRAAGVAPATWGYDIRSTTDNVLTPYAGLVYDIDPNTSVYASYADIFEAQNAKGADQKVLDPIVGANYEAGIKREFFDKRLNASLAVFRIEQKNRPLLDAGAPPPCGAAFSCYVPSGKVRSQGVETEVAGSPMAGWQLAAGYTYNVTKYLNDTVSEGNVFSSFTPRHLLRLSSVHRLPGALNAWTVGGALRAQSRQHVQSGTVRVEQKAYAVADLMVAYRISDKTSVQFNIKNLFDQRYWAGLNSTRYQNFYGEPRNLNVTLRTTF
- a CDS encoding helix-turn-helix domain-containing protein, with amino-acid sequence MTAVATSPSRFARQLARQYGLDEVEASRAGTRPLDMARMQYVQPHLFVLPPLPADEAFVVSVELSRAGSRRFFQQDGETHLGLLEAGTVHIADLATRPSAYVCSPFHSVLFRITRAALDDFAQESGVAAVGALRCAPGTADPVLAHLAAALLPSLRRPAEASALFLDQMALALYAHVAHAYGGAAPRAGGTAGLAPWQERRARELLGADLAHDMSLAEVAAACGLSRSHFGKAFKTTTGQTPHAWRTAQRIETAQRMLRDDTASLPEIAIACGFADQSHLTRVFGARVGSSPAAWRRMRRS